A stretch of Candidatus Acidulodesulfobacterium acidiphilum DNA encodes these proteins:
- a CDS encoding TolC family protein, with the protein MQKKISAAEKTVFIFLFLIIISALNIFNLVKTACAYNISKAHNAGNYLKFNKVNKIKLIKTFGIQPSISDGIIKITLTQAIKRALANQGNILEAEHIISEKTDLEKAADAGLLPDIAVNAGGIWTRTKNGYPVFASANGMRELIGQVSLSVPIFDPKIYGEISLAGDNLKIAEYMLRLARLFTAARITQYFYGLILLKDEIKIERKALSGAKKILTAAKIGYKAGSLSRFDVVQTELMTDKIKTNLEILKSKLKSSERMFLMEIFYGSIRHAKLSLRINAPNSAGFNYRIPPLKRLISKAIKKQPLLKIADAEIKSAKSSVSISKAGSLPNIQGGAAYGEDTVSSFDAPNLGWQFFVMLNVPIYNFGLHKGYIDAANERLMALKSAASAVKLSVKKRLTIDYGRASASKNKIYGVKVLVKKSGEVFNMTKEAYLAGAFNALELQEAQNNWIKSRIELVKAVNGFYLAISQLDIDMGIIPSGEGKL; encoded by the coding sequence ATGCAAAAAAAAATTTCGGCTGCGGAAAAAACGGTTTTTATATTTTTATTTTTAATCATCATATCCGCCTTAAATATATTCAATTTAGTCAAAACGGCATGTGCCTACAACATCTCAAAAGCACATAATGCCGGCAACTATTTAAAATTTAATAAGGTAAATAAAATAAAATTAATTAAAACATTTGGAATTCAACCTTCAATATCTGACGGAATTATAAAAATAACCTTAACACAGGCTATTAAAAGAGCTTTAGCAAATCAAGGAAACATTTTAGAAGCCGAGCATATAATATCAGAAAAAACGGACTTAGAAAAAGCGGCGGACGCCGGTTTACTTCCGGATATCGCAGTAAATGCCGGAGGAATCTGGACACGAACGAAAAACGGATATCCCGTATTCGCTTCAGCAAACGGAATGAGGGAGTTAATAGGGCAGGTAAGTTTAAGCGTTCCGATATTCGACCCGAAAATATACGGCGAAATTTCGCTTGCGGGAGATAATCTTAAGATTGCGGAATACATGCTTCGTCTGGCGCGCCTTTTCACTGCCGCCCGTATAACGCAATATTTTTACGGACTTATCCTGCTAAAAGACGAAATAAAAATAGAACGAAAAGCGCTAAGCGGCGCGAAAAAAATTTTAACCGCCGCAAAAATAGGATATAAAGCCGGCAGTCTTTCGCGTTTTGACGTCGTTCAGACTGAACTTATGACCGACAAAATTAAAACTAATCTGGAAATTTTGAAATCAAAATTAAAATCCTCTGAACGAATGTTTCTTATGGAGATATTTTACGGCAGCATCCGTCATGCAAAACTTTCTTTGCGCATAAACGCTCCGAACAGCGCCGGTTTCAATTACCGGATTCCTCCTTTAAAAAGGCTGATTTCTAAAGCTATAAAAAAACAGCCTCTGCTTAAAATAGCCGATGCGGAAATTAAATCCGCCAAATCATCCGTTTCAATAAGTAAAGCCGGAAGTCTCCCGAACATTCAGGGCGGCGCCGCATACGGAGAAGACACCGTAAGTTCCTTCGACGCCCCTAATCTTGGGTGGCAGTTTTTCGTCATGCTGAACGTTCCTATTTATAATTTCGGACTTCATAAAGGTTACATAGACGCGGCGAATGAAAGGCTTATGGCGCTTAAATCCGCCGCATCAGCAGTTAAATTGTCCGTAAAAAAAAGGCTTACAATAGATTACGGCAGAGCGTCTGCCTCAAAAAATAAAATTTATGGAGTAAAAGTTTTAGTCAAAAAATCCGGTGAAGTTTTTAATATGACGAAAGAGGCTTATTTGGCAGGGGCTTTTAATGCCCTTGAATTGCAGGAAGCCCAGAATAATTGGATAAAATCGCGTATAGAACTTGTCAAAGCGGTAAACGGGTTTTATTTGGCAATTTCTCAATTAGATATAGATATGGGAATAATCCCCTCCGGAGAAGGAAAACTATGA
- a CDS encoding MBL fold metallo-hydrolase, which translates to MIIKSFGAAKNVTGSCHMLIDEKDGSSVMIDFGLFQEREFEDRNYKLDFDPKDLDYLILTHAHIDHCGRIPFLAKNGFKGRILCTKPTYQLAKVLLLDTGKIMTEGYRYELKKALRRNEEKPRLLYDESDVLGSFDYFDPVLEYGKPHELKNGFVVSVHDAGHILGSSFVKVGKNGKSAIFSGDLGNKEKPIVRNFEYPDEADIVYTETTYGDRNHRSFKESKEEFLAAITETFKNNGNVLIPSYATERAQDILYMLREFYEQGLLPKCRVFLDSPLALNVTNIFVQNFSYFKEDNIPLFKKGDPFDFPYLNIVKDIEESKSINKVSERAVIIAGSGMLHGGRILHHLKHNIWKKENAVIFVGYQAKGTLGRKIVEKEQAVRILGENFKVNAKIYTINGFSSHADQNELMEWISALKFKPQKACLVHGDEDVMNVYKGKLEEKGLDVYIPSYGEEINF; encoded by the coding sequence ATGATAATAAAATCTTTCGGAGCGGCAAAAAATGTTACGGGAAGTTGCCATATGCTCATAGACGAGAAAGATGGTTCGAGTGTAATGATAGATTTTGGTTTGTTTCAGGAAAGGGAATTTGAAGACAGAAACTACAAACTAGATTTTGACCCTAAAGACCTCGATTATCTGATTTTAACGCACGCACATATAGACCATTGCGGCAGGATTCCGTTTTTGGCTAAAAACGGATTTAAAGGGCGGATTTTATGTACGAAGCCTACTTATCAGCTTGCGAAGGTATTGCTTTTAGACACAGGAAAAATAATGACGGAAGGCTACAGATACGAATTGAAAAAAGCCTTAAGGAGAAACGAAGAGAAACCCCGTCTTTTATACGACGAATCAGACGTGCTTGGTTCTTTTGATTATTTCGACCCCGTTCTGGAATACGGAAAACCCCATGAATTAAAAAACGGTTTTGTCGTTTCAGTGCATGATGCCGGACATATTTTAGGTTCTTCTTTTGTAAAAGTCGGTAAAAACGGCAAATCGGCAATATTTTCCGGCGACCTCGGAAACAAAGAAAAACCTATAGTTAGAAATTTCGAGTATCCCGACGAGGCGGATATAGTATATACCGAAACAACCTACGGCGACAGAAATCACAGAAGTTTTAAAGAATCAAAAGAAGAATTTTTGGCGGCTATAACGGAAACTTTTAAAAATAACGGCAATGTATTAATTCCAAGCTATGCTACGGAAAGGGCGCAGGATATACTGTATATGCTCAGGGAGTTTTACGAACAAGGGCTTTTGCCGAAATGCAGGGTTTTTTTGGATTCTCCTCTCGCGTTAAACGTTACTAATATATTCGTCCAAAATTTTTCTTACTTTAAAGAAGACAATATTCCGCTTTTTAAAAAAGGCGACCCTTTCGATTTTCCGTATTTAAATATAGTAAAAGACATAGAAGAATCGAAAAGTATAAACAAAGTATCGGAAAGAGCCGTTATAATAGCAGGAAGCGGTATGCTGCACGGCGGCAGGATCCTTCATCACCTTAAACATAATATATGGAAAAAAGAAAATGCGGTAATATTTGTAGGTTATCAGGCAAAAGGAACGCTCGGCAGAAAAATAGTGGAAAAAGAACAGGCAGTTCGTATTTTGGGCGAAAACTTTAAAGTTAATGCCAAAATTTATACTATAAACGGTTTTTCGTCGCACGCAGACCAGAATGAGCTCATGGAATGGATTAGCGCCTTAAAGTTCAAGCCTCAAAAAGCTTGCCTAGTTCACGGCGACGAAGACGTAATGAATGTTTATAAGGGCAAGCTGGAAGAAAAAGGGCTTGATGTTTATATACCTTCTTACGGAGAGGAAATAAATTTTTAA
- a CDS encoding sensor domain-containing diguanylate cyclase yields the protein MYIWHMAINRLNNNKTIIITGIAAIILWIITAAVTFDRTFIPLKNYIGKNSKIVLEVSVINDDLTRTGSLIKRVIFYETYKPVNYKNKVKKYLKKLSLIVNKTDGDYKKLFILLNIKTPVKLKKISLRNNKYFSSFARKSYYHWEYVSKPIIKRFIKYSSLVTLKLSDKMFLEYTLNKSVLPTYAFIRKISAGFVYLVRFAAFVFIFGTIVIIFLGILVIYYLNKFFREIRKSEERFRTMFDSSPVAHLVKDIETGNIIDANKTAEKFYGYTRKELTAMNITDIALVSKEEDKRFRMEAYSKGIGNPIAKIFNHKLKNNDIKRVEVTLSKIEIDGKEYLINSIIDITEKILYENSLKKSVEFFKILSENIPSIVSLYREKVIYMNSFCLKALGYSVDDIADLNPLDLVDVREEEKLKLIENMKRRLNGESFNEKYTLKVKKKNGETFWGEIIAMTVFFENKWTGLVIITDVSDRVVKELNLQNERDIFKEISELDGLTNIANRRSFDERLDNSISDAMLKNAKFSLIMFDIDRFKEINDTFGHQAGDSVLSELAFLIKGNIRKDDFFARFGGEEFMIISNNIGIRGAVELAEKLRLKVETYDFSSKINVKCSFGVTAYKREDNAESIIKRADEAMYKAKQNGRNRVESIE from the coding sequence GTGTATATATGGCATATGGCGATTAACAGGCTGAACAATAATAAAACGATAATAATAACCGGAATAGCTGCTATAATTTTATGGATAATAACAGCCGCCGTAACTTTCGACAGGACTTTTATACCTTTAAAAAACTATATAGGCAAAAATTCAAAAATAGTATTAGAAGTATCCGTAATTAACGACGATTTAACCCGAACAGGCTCTTTAATAAAAAGGGTAATTTTTTACGAAACATATAAACCCGTTAACTATAAAAATAAAGTCAAAAAATATCTAAAAAAATTATCTCTTATCGTAAATAAGACCGACGGTGATTATAAAAAATTATTTATCCTGCTAAACATTAAAACTCCTGTAAAATTAAAAAAAATATCTCTTCGCAATAATAAATATTTTTCCTCGTTTGCTCGAAAATCTTACTATCACTGGGAATATGTTTCAAAGCCGATAATCAAAAGATTTATTAAGTATTCCAGTCTTGTGACTTTAAAATTGTCGGACAAAATGTTTCTCGAATATACCCTGAATAAATCCGTTTTGCCGACGTATGCGTTTATCCGTAAAATATCCGCCGGTTTCGTATATTTAGTCCGTTTTGCCGCATTCGTATTTATTTTTGGAACAATAGTAATTATATTTCTCGGCATTCTCGTCATATATTATTTAAACAAATTTTTTCGAGAAATCAGGAAAAGCGAAGAGAGATTTAGGACTATGTTTGATAGCAGTCCGGTCGCGCATCTGGTTAAGGACATAGAAACGGGAAATATTATCGACGCTAATAAAACGGCGGAAAAGTTTTACGGTTATACAAGAAAAGAGTTAACGGCTATGAATATTACCGATATTGCTTTAGTAAGCAAAGAAGAAGATAAGCGGTTTAGAATGGAAGCGTATAGTAAAGGCATAGGAAACCCGATAGCAAAAATTTTTAATCATAAACTTAAAAATAACGACATAAAAAGAGTAGAAGTAACCCTCTCAAAAATAGAAATAGACGGCAAAGAATATCTTATTAATTCGATTATAGATATAACGGAAAAAATACTTTACGAAAACTCTTTAAAGAAATCGGTCGAGTTTTTTAAAATATTGAGCGAGAACATTCCGTCAATAGTAAGCTTATACCGCGAAAAAGTAATTTACATGAATTCATTCTGTTTGAAAGCTCTCGGTTACTCCGTAGACGATATTGCCGATTTAAATCCGCTGGATTTAGTAGATGTGCGCGAAGAAGAAAAATTAAAATTGATTGAAAATATGAAACGAAGGCTTAACGGCGAATCGTTCAATGAAAAATACACGTTAAAAGTGAAGAAAAAGAACGGCGAAACATTCTGGGGAGAAATAATTGCCATGACCGTTTTTTTTGAAAATAAATGGACAGGACTCGTGATTATCACTGATGTCAGCGACAGGGTAGTCAAAGAACTAAATTTGCAGAATGAAAGAGATATTTTCAAAGAAATTTCGGAGTTAGATGGCTTGACGAATATTGCTAACAGAAGGTCGTTTGACGAGAGATTAGATAATTCTATAAGCGACGCTATGCTTAAAAATGCAAAATTTTCCTTGATAATGTTCGATATAGACCGTTTTAAGGAAATTAACGATACCTTCGGGCATCAGGCGGGGGATTCAGTTCTTTCCGAGCTTGCGTTTTTAATTAAAGGGAATATAAGAAAGGATGATTTTTTTGCAAGGTTCGGCGGCGAAGAATTTATGATAATATCTAATAATATCGGGATTAGGGGCGCTGTAGAACTTGCCGAAAAATTAAGGCTAAAGGTGGAAACATACGACTTTTCCTCAAAAATTAACGTCAAGTGTAGTTTCGGAGTAACGGCTTATAAACGGGAAGACAACGCCGAAAGCATAATAAAAAGAGCGGATGAAGCCATGTATAAGGCAAAACAAAACGGCAGGAACAGGGTTGAAAGCATAGAATGA
- a CDS encoding L-lactate dehydrogenase has product MKVSIIGAGRLGATLAYTLTLKDIVREVTLIDINHNLSRGEMLDISHGTSLTGYTRVKTADYDSVKDADIIVITAGIPRKPGESRLDLNKKNVHILKDIVSNITKYNRTAILFVVSNPVDIMTYVAYRVSGFERKKVFGMGTMLDTTRLRSAVGTFFDLNPKDVDIMFLGEHGDSMTPVFSLASINSVPLSCIPGYDAEKLEQIAEYSRTCAAEVIALKGGTIFAPAVVMAEIIESMVKDRRQIMPLSVYLEDYYGINGIYTGVPAILSKDGIESVIKPPLAQKEIDGLKCSASVIQNAIKDLKDGGFID; this is encoded by the coding sequence ATGAAAGTAAGCATAATCGGCGCAGGCAGACTCGGAGCGACATTGGCATATACGCTTACCCTGAAAGACATAGTAAGAGAAGTTACGCTTATAGATATAAATCATAATCTGTCTAGAGGCGAAATGCTGGATATTTCGCACGGTACGTCCTTAACCGGATATACAAGGGTAAAAACAGCCGATTACGACTCGGTAAAAGACGCCGATATAATCGTTATTACGGCAGGCATTCCAAGAAAACCAGGCGAATCGAGATTAGATTTAAATAAAAAAAACGTGCACATATTAAAAGATATAGTAAGCAATATCACAAAATATAACAGAACGGCCATTCTTTTCGTCGTTTCAAATCCGGTAGATATAATGACGTACGTAGCATATAGGGTCTCCGGCTTTGAAAGGAAAAAAGTCTTTGGAATGGGAACAATGCTCGATACCACAAGATTAAGGTCTGCGGTAGGCACGTTTTTCGACTTAAATCCTAAAGACGTAGATATTATGTTCTTGGGAGAACACGGCGACAGTATGACGCCGGTTTTTTCGCTTGCAAGCATTAACAGCGTCCCTTTAAGCTGTATTCCCGGTTACGACGCAGAAAAGCTTGAACAGATTGCCGAATATTCAAGAACTTGCGCGGCGGAAGTAATTGCCTTAAAAGGCGGAACGATATTCGCTCCAGCAGTGGTAATGGCTGAAATAATAGAATCTATGGTTAAAGACAGAAGACAGATAATGCCTTTATCGGTTTATCTTGAGGATTATTACGGGATTAACGGCATATATACCGGCGTTCCGGCAATTCTTTCAAAAGACGGCATAGAAAGCGTTATTAAACCTCCGCTGGCGCAGAAAGAAATAGACGGATTAAAATGCTCGGCGTCGGTAATACAAAATGCGATAAAAGACCTCAAAGACGGCGGCTTTATAGACTAA
- a CDS encoding cob(I)yrinic acid a,c-diamide adenosyltransferase, whose amino-acid sequence MSDKNLSKHNNWFKEISSSDGFLEIGLVQVYTGNGKGKTTAAIGQVLRASGHNIKSLIIQFLKGGSYSGEVKALEACSHSIKIYQAGSPYFINKDKLREKDIASNRKGLSLALDTACSDNGIGILVLDEINVAMNIGIVKTEEIIDLIKNKRKNLELILTGRNAPQEIIDIADLVTEMKEIKHYYNNNVPSRTGIEK is encoded by the coding sequence ATGAGCGATAAAAATTTATCCAAACACAATAACTGGTTTAAGGAAATATCTTCTTCCGACGGTTTTTTAGAAATAGGATTGGTTCAGGTTTATACCGGAAACGGAAAAGGCAAAACTACGGCGGCTATAGGTCAGGTATTAAGGGCGAGCGGGCATAATATAAAATCGTTAATAATACAATTTTTAAAAGGCGGCTCTTATTCCGGAGAGGTTAAAGCATTGGAGGCTTGCTCTCATTCTATTAAAATATATCAAGCAGGAAGCCCCTATTTTATAAACAAAGACAAACTGCGCGAAAAAGATATAGCATCTAACCGAAAAGGTTTATCGCTTGCTTTAGATACAGCCTGTTCGGATAACGGCATAGGTATTCTAGTGCTTGACGAAATTAACGTAGCTATGAATATAGGTATAGTAAAAACGGAAGAAATAATCGATTTAATAAAAAATAAAAGAAAAAATTTGGAACTTATACTCACAGGAAGAAATGCCCCGCAAGAAATAATCGATATAGCCGATCTTGTCACCGAAATGAAGGAAATAAAACATTATTATAATAATAACGTACCGTCGAGGACAGGAATAGAAAAATAA